Genomic segment of Nitrospirota bacterium:
GACCACTGCCATGCTGTATCGTTCCTTGCACCTTTGCCTCGCCATATTCCCCAACCGGGCCGCCTCCGCGGGTTGCTCAAGGAGACGTTTTATTGCCCCGGACATTTCCTCCGGACGCTCGGGCTCGACCACCAGGGCGCAGCCGTCCAGTATTTGCGGAATGTCCGCCACGGCAGTGGAGACTATGGGTCGGGCCATGGCCATGGCATCCAGAAGTTTCGAAGGCAGTTGCCCCCGGGTAGCCGTGTTTCGTTTTTGGGGCACCACGACCACGTCAGCCGCTTTCAAATATTCGGGCACCTTGTGCATCGGTATCTGCCCGATGATATGAAGCCTGTCCCTTGCCTTTTCCTGGAGCCTTCGTTCGTATTTGCCCCCGGGTTTGCCGCCCACTATCACCATGACCACCGAAGGGTCGTCCACCCCGAGCACCGCCTCCAGGGCGTCGTCCACCCCTTTGGGCTTTCTGGGCGTCCCGAGGAACATCACTTTCTTCTTCCCCGCAAGTCCGGCCAGTTCCCCGGCAGGCGCGTGTTTACCGGGGTCCATGGCCTCGGTGTCCTTGGCATGCGGTATGAGCATCCCACCGTACTTTTTTTGAAGAAACGACGATACGGTGGTACGGGCATCGGCCAGGCGTATGAGCTTGTGCATGAGCAGGGTCGAGCAGAATCCGTTGGGGTTGGTGACGTGAAGCAGTCGCGTGAGGCGGTTCACCACTTTGTCTTTGTAATAAAAGCCCAACTCCCAGTCGTCTATGTCCAGAACCACCGGGGTGCGCGAAAAAAGCTTCTTCAAAAGTGCATAACCGAAGCTCGTAAACCTGGGCTTGACCGCGTAGACGATGTCTCCGTCTATCGCTTTCAATATCCTCGGCAGACGGAAAAGGAGGACAGGCAGCGAACCGCCCGGCAATACCGTGACCTTGAACTCACCGCTGGCAAGGGGTTCCCAGATTTTGCCGTTCTTCGCGGGTCCGCATATCTCTACGTCGTACTTTGCCGAAAGAGCCTGGGCCAGAATGTACGCTCTGCCCAGGGAATTATTGGATACGTCAAAGTCCAGGATGCTGATCTTGGGACGTCTGCCTTCTTGCATCATCTTGTTCTTGGAAGGCGAGAAGACCCAGACCACGGCGCCCCATCTGCATCTGGTGTCCGATGCCA
This window contains:
- a CDS encoding glycosyltransferase, with amino-acid sequence MVWVFSPSKNKMMQEGRRPKISILDFDVSNNSLGRAYILAQALSAKYDVEICGPAKNGKIWEPLASGEFKVTVLPGGSLPVLLFRLPRILKAIDGDIVYAVKPRFTSFGYALLKKLFSRTPVVLDIDDWELGFYYKDKVVNRLTRLLHVTNPNGFCSTLLMHKLIRLADARTTVSSFLQKKYGGMLIPHAKDTEAMDPGKHAPAGELAGLAGKKKVMFLGTPRKPKGVDDALEAVLGVDDPSVVMVIVGGKPGGKYERRLQEKARDRLHIIGQIPMHKVPEYLKAADVVVVPQKRNTATRGQLPSKLLDAMAMARPIVSTAVADIPQILDGCALVVEPERPEEMSGAIKRLLEQPAEAARLGNMARQRCKERYSMAVVRARLERIMGHVAEGRPVPDEP